In Enterobacter cloacae, a single window of DNA contains:
- the pcoE gene encoding copper-binding protein — MKKILVSFVAIMAVASSAMAAETMNMHDQVNNAQAPAHQMQSTSEKSAVQGDSMTMMDMSGHDQAAMSHEMMQNGNASAHQDMAEMHKKMMKGKPGATNESATSFSEMNEHEKAAVVHEKANNGQSSVIHQQQAEKHRSQITQN; from the coding sequence ATGAAAAAGATCCTTGTATCATTTGTTGCCATTATGGCTGTCGCTTCATCCGCCATGGCTGCAGAGACAATGAACATGCATGACCAGGTAAATAATGCCCAGGCACCCGCCCATCAGATGCAGTCAACCTCTGAAAAAAGCGCTGTTCAGGGAGACAGTATGACAATGATGGATATGAGCGGACACGATCAGGCTGCAATGTCCCATGAAATGATGCAAAACGGCAACGCTTCTGCCCACCAGGACATGGCGGAGATGCATAAAAAAATGATGAAAGGCAAACCAGGGGCCACCAACGAATCAGCAACGTCATTTTCAGAAATGAACGAGCATGAAAAAGCCGCTGTTGTGCACGAGAAGGCGAATAATGGTCAGTCTTCCGTTATTCATCAGCAGCAGGCTGAAAAGCATCGCAGCCAGATCACCCAGAATTAA
- a CDS encoding nickel/cobalt efflux system: protein MNEFTTLLQQGNAWFFIPSAILLGALHGLEPGHSKTMMAAFIIAIKGTVRQAVMLGVAATLSHTAVVWLIAFGGMYISNKFTAESAEPWLQMVSSVIILGTAFWMFWRTWSGEKNWLEGMQENEHHHHDETRLIDTGHGKVELSIFEEGQLPHWRLRTLSGQRWASEDISLTTLRENSTISQTFEFVDHGDYLESTSPIPEPHSFNVRLSLGHRGHVHDYDVAFAEHDHDHDHSELDGLDVNSKEYQDAHELAHANDIKRRFDGKEVTNGQILIFGLTGGLIPCPAAITVLLICLQLKALTLGATLVVCFSIGLALTLVTVGVGAAISVRQVAKRWSGFNTIARRAPYISSALIAAVGIYMGIHGWNGLVH from the coding sequence ATGAACGAATTTACGACACTTCTTCAGCAAGGCAACGCATGGTTTTTCATCCCCAGCGCCATTCTGCTTGGCGCGCTTCATGGACTGGAGCCCGGGCACTCCAAAACAATGATGGCAGCATTCATCATTGCTATAAAAGGCACCGTACGTCAGGCCGTGATGCTGGGTGTCGCGGCAACATTGTCGCACACTGCAGTCGTATGGCTGATTGCTTTTGGAGGGATGTATATCAGTAATAAATTTACCGCAGAATCAGCCGAACCCTGGCTACAGATGGTCTCTTCAGTGATCATCCTTGGTACGGCTTTTTGGATGTTCTGGCGAACCTGGAGCGGTGAGAAAAACTGGCTGGAGGGAATGCAGGAGAATGAACATCATCACCATGACGAAACAAGGTTGATCGATACTGGCCATGGAAAAGTTGAACTGTCCATTTTTGAAGAAGGACAACTTCCCCACTGGCGGCTACGCACTCTTAGTGGCCAAAGATGGGCTTCTGAAGATATCTCATTAACCACACTTCGGGAAAACAGTACGATCTCTCAGACTTTTGAATTTGTTGATCATGGTGATTATCTGGAGTCAACATCTCCCATCCCTGAGCCTCACAGTTTCAACGTACGTCTGTCTCTGGGACATCGTGGTCATGTCCATGACTATGATGTGGCGTTCGCTGAACACGACCATGACCATGACCACTCTGAGCTTGATGGGCTGGATGTGAATTCGAAAGAGTATCAGGACGCTCACGAACTGGCTCATGCCAATGACATAAAACGCCGCTTCGACGGGAAAGAAGTAACCAACGGGCAAATCCTGATATTTGGACTGACAGGAGGGCTTATCCCTTGCCCGGCAGCTATAACTGTATTGTTGATCTGCCTTCAGCTTAAAGCGCTTACGCTGGGTGCCACACTGGTTGTTTGTTTCAGTATCGGCCTGGCATTGACCCTCGTAACGGTTGGAGTGGGTGCGGCGATCAGCGTTCGTCAGGTCGCCAAACGCTGGAGTGGCTTCAATACCATCGCCAGAAGAGCCCCCTATATTTCAAGCGCCCTGATTGCTGCTGTTGGGATTTACATGGGTATACATGGCTGGAATGGGCTGGTGCATTAA
- the rcnR gene encoding transcriptional repressor RcnR, whose product MSHTIRDKQKLKARTSKIQGQVAALKKMLDEPHECAAVLQQIAAIRGAVNGLLREVIKGHLTEHIVHESEEQKREEDLDVVLKVLDSYIK is encoded by the coding sequence ATGTCACATACCATCCGCGATAAACAAAAACTGAAAGCACGTACAAGCAAGATCCAGGGGCAGGTTGCTGCGCTGAAAAAAATGCTTGATGAACCTCACGAATGTGCCGCTGTACTGCAACAAATAGCCGCCATACGTGGTGCCGTGAATGGTTTATTGCGTGAAGTGATTAAAGGACATTTGACTGAACATATTGTTCATGAAAGTGAAGAACAGAAACGAGAAGAAGACCTGGACGTTGTGCTGAAGGTTCTGGATTCTTACATCAAGTGA